One genomic region from Equus asinus isolate D_3611 breed Donkey chromosome 10, EquAss-T2T_v2, whole genome shotgun sequence encodes:
- the LOC106841976 gene encoding olfactory receptor 1J4-like, which translates to MRSENQSSVSEFFLLGLPIRPEEQSVFLALFLGMYLTTVLGNLLIILLIRLDSHLHTPMYFFVSHLALSDVSFSSVTVPKMLMNMQTQQLSISYVGCVSQMYFFILFVCLDNFLLAVMAYDRYVAVCHPLHYTAVMRKELCVLLVAGSWFLSCAHALLHTVLFSHLSFCADNTIPHFFCDLTVLLKLTCSDTSLNELVIFIEGGVFAFLSFTTILGSYICIGVTILRVPSIKRICKALSTCGSHLFVVFLYYGTLAMIYFFPSSNSSKVKDIIASVMYTVVTPMLNPFIYSLRNRDMKLALGVLYRRGIIFAT; encoded by the coding sequence atgagaagcgAGAACCAAAGCAGCGTGTCTGAATTCTTCCTCCTGGGGCTCCCAATCCGGCCAGAGGAGCAGAGTGTGTTCCTTGCCCTGTTCCTGGGCATGTACCTGACCACAGTGCTGGGGAACCTGCTCATAATCCTGCTGATCAGGCTGGATTCTCacctccacactcccatgtacttcttcgTCAGCCACTTGGCCCTCTCTGATGTCTCTTTCTCATCTGTCACTGTCCCAAAGATGCTCATGAACATGCAGACTCAGCAGTTATCCATCTCCTATGTGGGGTGTGTTTCccagatgtattttttcatactttttgtttgtcttgaCAATTTCCTTCTTGCAGTCATGGCATATGACAGGTATGTGGCCGTCTGTCACCCACTCCACTACACTGCTGTCATGAGGAAGGAGCTGTGTGTCTTATTGGTGGCTGGATCCTGGTTCTTATCTTGTGCCCATGCCCTGTTGCATACAGTCCTTTTCTCTCACCTGTCCTTCTGTGCCGACAATACCATTCCCCACTTCTTCTGTGATCTCACTGTGCTCTTGAAGTTGACCTGCTCAGACACCTCCCTCAATGAGCTAGTTATCTTCATTGAGGGGGGAGTGTTTGCCTTCTTATCATTCACTACTATTTTGGGCTCTTATATCTGCATTGGGGTCACCATCCTGAGGGTTCCCTCCATCAAAAGGATCTGTAAAGCCTTGTCTACCTGTGGATCCCACCTGTTTGTGGTGTTTTTGTACTATGGGACTCTTGCAATGATTTACTTCTTTCCTTCATCAAACAGTTCCAAAGTCAAAGACATAATTGCTTCAGTTATGTATACGGTGGTGACACCCATGTTAAACCCCTTTATCTATAGCCTGAGGAACAGAGACATGAAATTGGCTCTGGGGGTACTTTATAGGAGGGGAATTATTTTTGCCACGTAA